The genomic DNA CAAGGCCCACGACAACAGCAGCAGGCACAAGCACCGGACTGAAGAGGATGAACAGGGGGGTGGTGATCGCGAGGCCCACGACGGTCATGAGCAGGGTGAACCCAGCGAGCGCCAGCAGGGACCCGCCCACGGGGAGGGAGGCCATCACCGCCAGCACCTTGGTGGCAGACGGGCCGCCACCGCCACGGTCGCCAATCAAGGTGCCTTTCATGCCGCCCTCGTAGCGGCCGTGCTGGGGGTGGACCTGCAGCTGGTGGGGCTGCGGGCGGTCTCGGTCTCTGACGTCGGCCATCTCTTGACACGTACGGAGTTTGGGACCGTTTGATATAATATGAGAAGGTGATAAGCGTGGGGTTTTGTTTATATAAAGGGGGCAGGGGCGGGGATGGTTTGACACGTAACGGGTGAGATGGTGAGGAGGGGCCTTGCATGGGGAACAAGTTTCATGGCGTGGCTTTTCCGGGGCAGATGCGTAATTATATAGAAACTGTACAATGAatgttaataattatttacaaaattaatgttatataattatagaATTGGGCGATCTTTGATGAATCAAGTGTTAgaaaattaagtatttaattaattatgaaaaatatatatagctaacttataattaattatttcattaagttaaATTTTATTGCCCTTATTAAAGGAATGATTTTTTGATTCAATGATTAAATAGATTAAACCTTTATCCTTCattcaattcttttttaaaaaaaccaCTACTATATAAA from Punica granatum isolate Tunisia-2019 chromosome 2, ASM765513v2, whole genome shotgun sequence includes the following:
- the LOC116194530 gene encoding oleosin 18.2 kDa-like, which produces MADVRDRDRPQPHQLQVHPQHGRYEGGMKGTLIGDRGGGGPSATKVLAVMASLPVGGSLLALAGFTLLMTVVGLAITTPLFILFSPVLVPAAVVVGLAVTGFLTSGAFGLTALSSLSWVLRYIRQARGTSTLMHDPLDATKRRMQDMAGYAGQKTKEMGQQIQSKAGAQEGRT